In Gemmatimonadota bacterium, the genomic stretch TCGGGGGCGACCGTGTAGCTCTTCAGGTGGCAGGCGCCCCGGTTCGAGGTCGCGTAACCCAGGCCCATGCCCTGGATCGCCCGGGCGTCGTAGGCCGGGAACTCCTGGCCGCGCACGCCCATGAAGAACTCGGGTCGGTTGAACTTGGCGGTCATGCGCTTGGAGCCCTCGGCCAGTTCATCGCCGAAGCCTTCGCGGTAGGCCGCCTTTTCCGTCATGGCGACGAGCGCATCACCGCTCCCGAAGTTCAGCGGCATGCCGGTCTGCTCATCGCTCACGGCGCCGGTTTCGTACAGCTCCATGGCCGCGGCGAGCGTCGCCCCGAAGGAAATCGGGTCCATGCCCAGTTCGTTGCACATGGCGTTCGCCTTGATGAGGGCGTCCAGGTCATTGATGCCGCAGTCGGCGCCCATGGCCCAGGCGTTCTCGTACTCCGGTCCCTCCACCGCGATCTTCCAGTTGTGGGGCCGGGTGGTCACGGTGAACTTGTCCTGCGCCTCGCCCGGTAGCTGGGACACCCTGCCGCAGGCGATCGTACAGCCGAAACACGCCTTGTTCGCCACCAGCCGCGTATCGGCCAGGGTCTCCCCGCTGATGTTGTCCGCGCCTTCGAGCTGCGAGACCTGGTGGTTGTTCGTCGGCAGTGCGCCGCTCTCGTTGATGATGTTGACCAGCACCGCGGTGCCGTATGCGGCCAGACCCTCACCCGTTACCGGATGCTCGACCAGCTTGCTCTTCATCTCCCACATGGCCGACATGAACTTCTGCGGGTCGGCGATGGGCACGCCCCCGGTACCGCGTACGGCAATGGCTTTGAGGTTCTTCGAACCCATGACCGCGCCGACGCCGGATCGTCCGGCGGCCCGGTGCCGGTCATTGACTATGGCGGCGAAACGTACGAGGTTCTCGCCCGCCGGACCAATACAGGTAACGACCGTATCGTGCTGCCCCGACTCCTCCCGGACGATATCATCGGTCTCCCATACCGTCTTGCCCCACAGGTGCTCTGCGGAGCAGATCCGGACGTCGCCGTCGCAGATGGAGATGTAGGACGGAACCGGCGCCCGGCCTTCCACGATCAGCATGTCGTAGCCGGCGAACTTCAGTTCCGGTCCCCAGTGGCCGCCCGAGTTGGACGTGGTGATGGCGTTCGTCAGCGCCCCCTTGGTGACCACCATGTAACGTGAACTCGTCGAGGCGTTCGTACCGGTCATGGGACCGGTCGCGAAAATCATCTTGTTGTCCGGGCCCAGCGCGTCCGCCGCCGGATCCA encodes the following:
- a CDS encoding aldehyde ferredoxin oxidoreductase family protein, giving the protein MSNGGWTGTILRVDLTTGRISKEPLNMDWAKSFVGGRGLAARYLYEEMDPAADALGPDNKMIFATGPMTGTNASTSSRYMVVTKGALTNAITTSNSGGHWGPELKFAGYDMLIVEGRAPVPSYISICDGDVRICSAEHLWGKTVWETDDIVREESGQHDTVVTCIGPAGENLVRFAAIVNDRHRAAGRSGVGAVMGSKNLKAIAVRGTGGVPIADPQKFMSAMWEMKSKLVEHPVTGEGLAAYGTAVLVNIINESGALPTNNHQVSQLEGADNISGETLADTRLVANKACFGCTIACGRVSQLPGEAQDKFTVTTRPHNWKIAVEGPEYENAWAMGADCGINDLDALIKANAMCNELGMDPISFGATLAAAMELYETGAVSDEQTGMPLNFGSGDALVAMTEKAAYREGFGDELAEGSKRMTAKFNRPEFFMGVRGQEFPAYDARAIQGMGLGYATSNRGACHLKSYTVAPEILGIPEKMDPAVTEGKAEITKIFQDATCTVDASGLCLFLTFGVGLDEIQPQLEAVTGISYTVPELLEVGERVWNIERMWNQRAGFTGKDDTLPKRLLEEPIPDGPTKGEVNRLGEMLPEYYEIRGWNAEGEPTQEKLASLGLA